A window from Garra rufa chromosome 14, GarRuf1.0, whole genome shotgun sequence encodes these proteins:
- the ckmb gene encoding creatine kinase, muscle b, which produces MTKNCNNDYKLKFAVEEEYPDLSQHNNHMAKVLTKDIYNKLRSKSTPSGFTLDDCIQTGVDNPGHPFIMTVGCVAGDEESYEVFKELFDPIISDRHGGYKPTDKHSTDLNWENLKGGDDLDPNYVLSSRVRTGRSIKGITLPPTNSRGERRAVEKLSIEALNSLDGEFKGKYYPLKDMTDKEQEQLIADHFLFDKPVSPLLLAAGMARDWPDARGIWHNDNKTFLVWVNEEDHLRVIAMQKGGNMKEVFKRFCVGLQKIEDVFKKHNHGFMWNEHLGFILTCPSNLGTGLRGGVHVKLPKLSTHAKFEEILTRLRLQKRGTGGVDTASVGGVFDISNADRLGSSEVQQVQLVVDGVKLMVEMEKKLEKGESIDGMIPAQK; this is translated from the exons ATGACTAAGAACTGCAACAACGATTACAAGCTGAAGTTTGCTGTGGAGGAGGAGTACCCTGACCTCTCCCAGCACAACAACCACATGGCCAAGGTCCTGACTAAGGACATCTACAACAAACTCAGGAGCAAGTCTACCCCCAGTGGATTCACCCTGGATGACTGCATCCAGACCGGTGTGGACAACCCTG GCCATCCCTTCATCATGACTGTCGGCTGTGTGGCTGGTGATGAGGAGTCCTACGAAGTCTTCAAGGAGTTGTTCGACCCTATCATTTCTGACCGTCACGGTGGCTACAAGCCCACCGATAAGCACAGCACTGATCTGAACTGGGAGAACCTGAAG GGTGGTGATGACCTTGACCCCAACTACGTTCTGAGCAGCCGTGTGCGTACCGGCCGCAGCATCAAGGGAATCACCCTGCCTCCCACCAACAGCCGTGGTGAGCGTAGAGCTGTGGAGAAGCTGTCCATTGAGG CTCTGAACAGCCTGGATGGTGAGTTCAAGGGCAAGTACTACCCTCTGAAGGACATGACTGACAAGGAGCAGGAGCAGCTCATTGCCGACCACTTCCTGTTTGACAAGCCCGTGTCCCCCCTGCTGTTGGCTGCTGGCATGGCTCGTGACTGGCCTGACGCAAGAGGCATCTGGCACAATGACAACAAGACCTTCTTGGTGTGGGTGAACGAGGAGGATCACCTGCGTGTCATCGCCATGCAGAAGGGCGGCAACATGAAGGAGGTCTTCAAGAGGTTCTGCGTTGGCCTGCAGAAG ATTGAGGATGTCTTCAAGAAGCACAACCACGGTTTCATGTGGAACGAGCATCTTGGTTTCATCCTGACCTGCCCCTCTAACTTGGGTACCGGCCTGCGCGGTGGTGTGCACGTCAAGCTGCCCAAACTCAGCACACATGCCAAATTTGAGGAGATCCTGACCAGACTGCGTCTTCAGAAGCGTGGCACAG GTGGTGTGGACACTGCCTCTGTCGGTGGTGTGTTCGACATCTCCAATGCTGACCGTCTGGGCTCCTCCGAGGTGCAGCAGGTGCAGCTGGTGGTCGATGGTGTGAAGCTCATGGTTGAAATGGAAAAGAAACTGGAGAAGGGCGAGTCCATCGATGGCATGATCCCTGCCCAGAAGTAA